Proteins from a single region of Catenulispora acidiphila DSM 44928:
- a CDS encoding LLM class F420-dependent oxidoreductase, which translates to MRLGVNMGYWGAGNDAESLQVAKEADRLGYAVCWAAEAYGSDAATVLTWIAAHTEHMDVGSAVFQIPARTPAMTAMTAATLDTLSNGRFRLGLGVSGPQVSEGWHGVPFASPLGRTREYVAIVRKALTRERLTYDGKHYTLPLPGGPGKPVKLTVHPVREHIPVYLAAIGPKNLELTGEIGDGWLPVFFSPEHASEHLEHIKTGRAKAGKNSLDGFDIAPTVPTVVGDDVHLCADLVRWYAALYIGGMGSKDQNFYNQLACRMGYEKQADEVQQKYLAKDYAGAAAAVPFEFIDRTSLIGPKERIAERMAAYKDSGVTTLSVGAAFGDLETRIGIVRAAVEAAEMAGIG; encoded by the coding sequence ATGAGGCTCGGCGTGAACATGGGCTACTGGGGCGCGGGCAACGACGCCGAGAGCCTCCAGGTGGCCAAGGAGGCCGACCGCCTCGGCTACGCGGTCTGCTGGGCCGCCGAAGCCTACGGCAGTGACGCCGCGACCGTCCTGACCTGGATCGCCGCCCACACCGAGCACATGGACGTGGGCTCAGCCGTCTTCCAGATCCCGGCCCGCACCCCGGCGATGACCGCCATGACCGCCGCCACCCTGGACACCCTGTCCAACGGCCGCTTCCGCCTGGGCCTCGGCGTCTCCGGTCCCCAGGTCTCCGAAGGCTGGCACGGCGTCCCCTTCGCCTCCCCCCTCGGCCGCACCCGCGAATACGTCGCCATCGTCCGCAAGGCCCTGACCCGCGAACGCCTCACCTACGACGGCAAGCACTACACCCTCCCCCTGCCCGGCGGCCCCGGCAAGCCCGTCAAGCTGACCGTCCACCCCGTCCGCGAGCACATCCCCGTCTACCTGGCCGCCATCGGCCCGAAGAACCTCGAACTCACCGGCGAGATCGGCGACGGCTGGCTCCCCGTCTTCTTCAGCCCCGAACACGCCTCCGAGCACCTGGAGCACATCAAGACCGGCCGAGCCAAGGCCGGCAAGAACAGCCTCGACGGCTTCGACATCGCCCCGACCGTCCCCACCGTCGTAGGCGACGACGTCCACCTCTGCGCCGACCTCGTCCGCTGGTACGCAGCCCTCTACATCGGCGGCATGGGCAGCAAGGACCAGAACTTCTACAACCAACTCGCCTGCCGCATGGGCTACGAGAAGCAAGCCGACGAAGTCCAGCAGAAGTACCTCGCCAAGGACTACGCCGGCGCCGCAGCAGCCGTCCCCTTCGAGTTCATCGACCGCACAAGCCTCATCGGCCCGAAGGAGCGCATCGCCGAGCGCATGGCCGCGTACAAGGACTCCGGCGTCACGACACTGAGCGTCGGCGCCGCATTCGGCGACCTGGAGACGCGGATCGGAATCGTCCGGGCCGCGGTGGAGGCTGCTGAGATGGCGGGGATCGGGTAA
- a CDS encoding aldo/keto reductase, translating into MEQRHLGRTGLRVSRLGLGTMTWGRDTDEHEAADQLKTFLDAGGTLIDTADVYGDGDAEYIIGRMVEGIRSDVVIATKAVSVPFGPRRFDASRRHLLNALDGSLKRLGTDYIDLWQLHAYDAATPLEETLAALDTAVSSGKARYVGVCNYTGWQLARAATWQSADFSRAPIASAQMEYSLLQRGVEREVQPAAVDLGIGLLPWSPLGRGVLTGKYRSGVPADSRAASPVFAPFVDQYLDGPSDGIVDAVMIASDGLGVAPLEVALAWVRDRAGVTAPIVGARTVAQLRGCLSAEQLTLPREIREALDDVSEPDIGYPEHTWQPARPRLVNQHSHNQ; encoded by the coding sequence ATGGAGCAGCGACACCTGGGGCGGACGGGCCTGCGCGTGTCCCGGCTGGGGCTGGGCACGATGACCTGGGGGCGGGACACCGACGAACATGAGGCCGCCGACCAGCTCAAGACCTTCCTGGACGCCGGCGGCACGCTGATCGACACCGCCGACGTGTACGGCGACGGCGACGCGGAGTACATCATCGGCCGGATGGTCGAGGGCATCCGCTCCGACGTGGTCATCGCCACCAAGGCGGTGAGCGTCCCGTTCGGCCCGCGCCGCTTCGACGCCTCCCGCCGCCACCTGCTCAACGCCCTGGACGGCTCGCTCAAGCGCCTGGGCACCGACTACATCGACCTGTGGCAGCTGCACGCCTACGACGCCGCGACCCCGCTGGAGGAGACGCTGGCCGCGCTGGACACCGCGGTGTCCAGCGGCAAGGCACGCTATGTCGGGGTCTGCAACTACACCGGCTGGCAGCTGGCCCGCGCCGCGACCTGGCAGTCCGCGGACTTCAGCCGGGCGCCGATCGCCTCGGCGCAGATGGAGTATTCGCTGCTCCAGCGCGGCGTGGAGCGCGAGGTGCAGCCGGCCGCCGTCGATCTGGGCATAGGTCTGCTCCCCTGGTCCCCGCTGGGCCGCGGGGTGCTGACCGGCAAGTACCGCTCCGGGGTGCCCGCGGACTCCCGGGCCGCCTCGCCGGTGTTCGCGCCGTTCGTCGATCAGTACCTGGACGGCCCGAGCGACGGCATCGTCGACGCGGTGATGATCGCCTCCGACGGCCTCGGCGTGGCGCCGCTGGAGGTGGCCCTGGCCTGGGTCCGCGACCGGGCCGGCGTCACCGCCCCGATCGTCGGCGCCCGCACGGTGGCGCAGCTGCGCGGCTGTCTGAGCGCCGAGCAGCTGACCCTGCCGCGCGAGATCCGCGAGGCCCTGGACGACGTCTCCGAGCCCGACATCGGGTACCCGGAGCACACCTGGCAGCCGGCCCGCCCGCGGCTGGTGAACCAGCACTCGCACAATCAGTGA